The following are encoded together in the Janthinobacterium sp. Marseille genome:
- a CDS encoding phosphatase PAP2 family protein produces MKSSYARFATINLIGLLLSGLLFTWIARDGALDFRLAQLFFDAPSHSFPLRVSDALDLWGHTVLKLFTVWILVIAAVVLVVSNWVDALKPWRRALFLFVLMAGCAAFVVQTLKGASVHSCPWDINTFGGTAQWFPLFGPIGAMSGPGLCWPGGHASGGFAVMAGYFALRDSKPKFARAILWFSLGIGAVMSLVQMARGAHFLSHNLWSMWLVWATCFVIDALLRVILPPPRGAVNA; encoded by the coding sequence ATGAAATCTTCCTATGCCCGTTTTGCCACGATCAACCTGATCGGCCTGCTGCTGAGCGGCTTGTTGTTCACCTGGATTGCACGCGACGGCGCGCTGGATTTCCGTCTGGCGCAGCTATTCTTCGACGCGCCCAGCCATAGTTTTCCCTTGCGTGTTTCCGATGCGCTGGATCTGTGGGGGCATACAGTACTGAAATTATTTACGGTATGGATACTTGTCATTGCCGCGGTCGTGCTGGTGGTCAGCAATTGGGTCGATGCGTTGAAGCCGTGGCGACGCGCACTTTTCCTGTTTGTACTGATGGCCGGTTGCGCTGCTTTCGTGGTGCAAACCCTGAAAGGTGCGAGCGTGCATTCCTGCCCTTGGGATATCAATACTTTCGGTGGTACGGCGCAGTGGTTTCCGCTCTTTGGCCCTATCGGTGCAATGTCCGGCCCCGGCCTGTGCTGGCCCGGCGGCCATGCTTCCGGCGGCTTTGCGGTGATGGCGGGTTACTTCGCGCTGCGCGACAGCAAACCAAAATTTGCGCGGGCGATTCTATGGTTCAGCCTGGGGATAGGTGCGGTGATGAGTCTGGTACAAATGGCGCGCGGTGCGCATTTCCTGTCGCACAATTTGTGGAGCATGTGGCTGGTGTGGGCGACTTGCTTCGTCATTGATGCGTTGTTGCGCGTCATACTGCCGCCGCCGCGTGGTGCGGTGAATGCTTAA
- a CDS encoding DUF2061 domain-containing protein — translation MVTAAKTVSQVAMHMSVAFAVMYVATGSLALGGVAAVVEPICNVMLLPLHDKMWERIRARVEARKANAAASSTSSGMQAV, via the coding sequence ATGGTCACAGCAGCAAAAACCGTCAGTCAGGTCGCAATGCACATGAGTGTTGCGTTCGCCGTCATGTATGTCGCCACCGGTTCGCTCGCATTGGGCGGTGTGGCCGCAGTGGTCGAACCTATTTGTAATGTGATGTTGCTGCCCTTGCATGACAAGATGTGGGAACGTATCCGCGCCCGGGTCGAAGCGCGCAAGGCAAATGCTGCAGCTTCGTCCACCTCTTCCGGTATGCAGGCGGTCTGA
- a CDS encoding acyl-CoA thioesterase II, which translates to MLDLSLYNTEEITRLLAVQQTDTDRFIGQSHFMGSPNVFGGQALGQSLYAACSTVPQRRPHSMHALFILPGNHQLPIEYEVERVRDGGTFSTRRVVATQEGRRIFVMSASFQSEEEGLSHQKAAPVMTDPDTLPSSVKLWQQRGIASGRAFHPAPVDFRANVADDIFGGERASAVRQVWARAPMQLPDDPLVHESLFAYVSDYGLLWTALQPHGIKMSDPRLQIASLDHTIWFHRPLRMDDWLLFAMESPNASGGRGLCFLHVYNQYGVLLATVAQEGLIRLRDDKK; encoded by the coding sequence ATGTTGGATCTATCCTTATACAACACGGAAGAAATTACCCGGCTGCTCGCCGTACAGCAAACCGATACCGATAGATTCATCGGTCAAAGTCATTTCATGGGTAGCCCGAACGTATTCGGCGGCCAGGCTTTGGGACAATCGCTCTACGCCGCCTGCAGCACCGTGCCGCAGCGGCGCCCGCATTCGATGCACGCCTTGTTTATCCTGCCGGGCAATCATCAATTACCAATTGAATACGAAGTCGAACGCGTGCGTGATGGCGGTACCTTCAGTACGCGGCGTGTGGTCGCGACGCAGGAAGGTCGACGCATCTTTGTGATGTCCGCTTCCTTCCAGTCGGAAGAAGAAGGCCTGTCGCATCAAAAGGCTGCTCCGGTGATGACTGATCCGGACACGCTGCCGTCCAGCGTGAAGCTGTGGCAGCAACGCGGGATCGCGAGTGGTCGCGCTTTTCATCCGGCACCGGTGGATTTTCGCGCGAATGTGGCGGATGATATTTTCGGTGGTGAACGCGCTTCGGCGGTGCGCCAGGTGTGGGCGCGTGCGCCTATGCAGTTGCCGGATGATCCGCTGGTGCACGAAAGCCTGTTTGCTTATGTATCCGATTACGGTTTGCTCTGGACTGCCTTGCAACCGCATGGCATCAAGATGAGTGATCCGCGCCTGCAAATCGCCAGCCTTGATCATACGATCTGGTTCCACCGCCCACTCCGTATGGATGACTGGCTGCTGTTCGCGATGGAAAGCCCGAATGCATCCGGTGGTCGCGGCCTCTGTTTCCTGCATGTCTACAATCAATATGGCGTACTACTCGCGACCGTGGCGCAAGAAGGCCTGATCCGTTTGCGCGACGATAAAAAATGA
- a CDS encoding Rieske 2Fe-2S domain-containing protein, which translates to MNNIDTRSWFPLVRSTELPYRHVAHAQLFGYELALWRDDTGAVNVWENRCPHRGLRLTLGTNTGTDLQCRYHGWSFESGDGGCSFVPAHRDDSEPSKACVLTLPVSERNGFVWAAFDPDTTEPQFSASPSKQAIVLRSVAMQGPLERVRAALEHYRYSPKAAETSVPTNSAEVSHLSSYSLRISVLGESGPVDVQFNLLPASAGKTLVHAAVSGDASASEVVRQHHAFLLEDLRRTLAAECSPTVTEQTDQLKPIRFIVPNKQAGSASIICEVLRRWKESDGVMAFELRSISGKLPPMQAGAHINLRTPSGLVRQYSIVNAPTERATLTIGVKLEPDSRGGSASMHASALPGTHLEFVPTRNTFPLLDTPKYPVLIAGGIGITPLVSMAQALHAAGKDFRLHYFVRSDEHVSFASRMAAFQDKLVLHAACTPQETKSILDQVLTQSSQPQIVYACGPGPMLTTIRACTQAAGMPDADVRFEIFRNDKDFGDGKPFTVKLKRNGQTITVPRGETLLAALKRNGIPVEASCEQGICGSCLTRVSSGVPEHRDSYLTPQEKAANTCMMACVSRAISEELELDL; encoded by the coding sequence ATGAACAATATAGATACACGCAGCTGGTTCCCGCTGGTCCGCAGTACAGAATTACCGTACCGCCATGTCGCGCATGCGCAGTTATTCGGCTATGAACTGGCGCTATGGCGCGACGATACCGGTGCCGTCAACGTGTGGGAAAACCGCTGTCCGCATCGTGGCTTGCGCCTGACGCTGGGCACCAACACCGGCACCGATCTGCAATGTCGATATCACGGCTGGTCCTTTGAAAGTGGCGATGGTGGCTGCTCCTTCGTGCCGGCGCATCGGGACGATAGCGAACCCAGCAAAGCCTGCGTGCTGACATTGCCTGTGAGCGAAAGAAATGGCTTTGTCTGGGCCGCATTCGATCCGGACACAACAGAGCCACAGTTTTCAGCAAGCCCTTCGAAGCAGGCAATCGTGCTGCGGAGCGTCGCCATGCAGGGCCCGCTGGAGCGGGTCCGGGCCGCACTTGAACATTATCGATACTCGCCCAAGGCAGCAGAAACAAGTGTGCCGACCAATAGCGCCGAAGTCAGCCACCTGTCTTCTTACTCACTCAGGATCAGCGTGCTCGGAGAATCCGGACCCGTTGATGTGCAATTCAACCTGCTGCCCGCCAGCGCCGGTAAAACCCTGGTCCACGCTGCCGTAAGCGGCGATGCATCTGCCAGCGAAGTCGTACGACAGCATCATGCCTTCCTGCTGGAAGACCTCCGCCGGACTCTCGCAGCAGAATGTTCGCCAACAGTTACCGAACAAACGGATCAATTGAAGCCCATACGCTTCATCGTACCCAACAAACAGGCTGGAAGCGCATCCATCATTTGCGAAGTGCTACGCAGATGGAAAGAATCCGACGGCGTGATGGCCTTTGAACTGCGCTCGATCTCCGGCAAGCTGCCGCCCATGCAAGCCGGTGCCCATATCAATCTACGCACACCTTCCGGACTGGTGCGCCAGTATTCGATCGTCAATGCCCCGACTGAAAGGGCGACCCTGACCATAGGCGTCAAACTCGAACCTGACTCACGTGGTGGTTCGGCGTCCATGCATGCGAGTGCGTTGCCTGGTACGCATCTGGAATTCGTTCCTACACGGAATACCTTTCCTCTGCTCGATACGCCGAAGTATCCGGTATTGATTGCCGGCGGCATCGGCATCACGCCGCTGGTTTCGATGGCGCAAGCCCTGCATGCCGCAGGCAAGGATTTCCGCCTGCATTATTTTGTGCGCAGTGACGAGCATGTGTCTTTTGCCAGTCGTATGGCAGCCTTCCAGGACAAACTGGTATTGCATGCCGCATGCACACCACAAGAAACAAAAAGCATCCTCGACCAGGTGCTGACGCAATCTTCACAGCCACAAATCGTCTACGCATGTGGCCCCGGTCCCATGCTGACCACAATACGTGCCTGTACCCAGGCAGCCGGCATGCCGGACGCTGATGTGCGTTTCGAAATTTTCCGCAACGATAAAGACTTCGGTGATGGCAAGCCTTTCACCGTAAAACTCAAACGCAACGGCCAAACCATCACCGTACCGCGCGGTGAAACTTTGCTGGCTGCACTCAAACGTAATGGCATTCCGGTCGAAGCTTCCTGCGAGCAAGGCATATGCGGCTCCTGCCTGACACGCGTCAGCAGCGGTGTGCCGGAACATCGGGACAGCTATCTCACACCGCAGGAAAAAGCAGCGAATACCTGCATGATGGCTTGCGTGTCACGCGCCATCTCGGAAGAACTCGAACTGGATTTATAA
- a CDS encoding GntR family transcriptional regulator has protein sequence MLTQTIVQTISGAIYERRLPPGTKLNERELAEIFGVSRTVIRQALIRLSQEELITISPKRASQVAHPSFQEAFDLYQILHVVESGVVDILMQTITPEQIAMLREHTAKEHAAFKAEDHDLADKLGRGFHTLLISCLANEPLNNMHARLRRKEALITALYKVDFDYCHLRGEHIALVDSLETRDSFRAKQLLASHNNLVIKGYRFEIGSAPDIDLRAALQL, from the coding sequence ATGCTGACTCAAACAATTGTACAAACCATCTCTGGAGCTATATACGAACGACGCCTGCCGCCGGGAACCAAGCTCAATGAACGCGAGCTTGCCGAGATATTTGGCGTCAGCAGAACCGTGATCCGGCAGGCATTGATACGATTGTCACAGGAAGAGCTGATTACGATTTCACCGAAACGGGCGTCCCAGGTTGCACATCCGTCATTCCAGGAAGCGTTCGACCTGTATCAAATACTGCATGTGGTCGAAAGCGGCGTCGTCGACATCCTGATGCAGACGATTACACCAGAACAAATTGCCATGCTGCGCGAACACACCGCCAAGGAACATGCCGCCTTCAAGGCCGAGGATCACGACCTTGCCGACAAATTGGGACGCGGCTTTCACACGCTACTCATCAGTTGCCTGGCAAACGAACCGCTGAATAATATGCATGCGCGACTGCGCCGGAAAGAAGCCTTGATTACCGCTTTGTACAAGGTCGATTTCGATTACTGTCATTTGCGCGGTGAGCATATTGCACTCGTCGATTCACTGGAAACACGTGACAGCTTCCGCGCCAAACAATTGCTGGCATCCCACAATAATCTGGTGATAAAAGGTTATCGCTTCGAGATAGGCTCCGCGCCGGATATTGATCTGCGCGCTGCCTTGCAGCTATAG
- a CDS encoding LLM class flavin-dependent oxidoreductase translates to MKSLKNIPLSVLDLSPILVDGTPADAFHRSLDLAQHVEKRGYNRYWLAEHHSMPGIASAATSVVIGYVAGGTSTIRVGSGGIMLPNHAPLVIAEQFGTLASLYPGRIDLGLGRAPGSNQATARALRREISDDGSEFPRQLNELRAFLQPSNESAAVQAVPGAGIDIPIWLLGSSSYSAQLAGHLGLPFAFAGQFSPDYMLNALHLYRQTFRPSETLDAPYAMVGVNVFAAETEEEAQRLATSQQQMHLSLVRGTPGKLPPPIENMDDAWLPHERISVESMLRASIIGDAAIVKEKLEAFLETTQADEIIINSMIFDHAKRVRSYEIVADVWQG, encoded by the coding sequence ATGAAATCCCTGAAAAATATTCCTTTATCCGTTCTTGACCTGTCCCCTATCCTGGTTGACGGCACGCCTGCCGACGCGTTCCATCGTTCGCTCGACTTGGCCCAGCATGTAGAAAAGCGTGGTTACAACCGCTACTGGCTGGCCGAACACCACAGCATGCCCGGCATTGCGAGTGCCGCGACTTCTGTGGTGATTGGCTATGTGGCCGGTGGCACCTCGACGATACGTGTCGGTTCCGGCGGCATCATGTTGCCGAATCATGCGCCGCTGGTAATCGCCGAGCAATTCGGTACCCTTGCTTCCTTGTACCCGGGCCGGATTGATCTCGGCCTCGGGCGTGCACCGGGTTCGAACCAGGCGACGGCACGTGCATTGCGCCGGGAGATCAGTGACGACGGTAGTGAATTCCCGCGCCAATTGAATGAGTTGCGTGCCTTCCTGCAGCCATCGAATGAAAGCGCTGCCGTGCAAGCGGTACCGGGTGCAGGGATCGATATCCCGATCTGGTTGCTGGGTTCCAGCAGTTATAGCGCGCAACTGGCGGGCCACCTCGGTTTGCCGTTTGCATTTGCCGGTCAGTTTTCACCTGATTACATGCTGAACGCCTTGCATTTGTATCGCCAGACTTTCCGCCCATCGGAAACGCTGGATGCGCCGTATGCGATGGTCGGTGTGAATGTGTTTGCGGCAGAAACGGAAGAAGAAGCGCAACGTCTAGCCACCTCGCAACAGCAAATGCACCTGAGCCTGGTACGCGGTACGCCGGGCAAACTGCCGCCACCTATCGAGAATATGGATGATGCGTGGTTGCCGCATGAACGTATTTCGGTGGAGTCGATGCTGCGTGCTTCCATCATTGGTGACGCCGCCATCGTGAAAGAAAAACTGGAAGCCTTCCTCGAAACCACGCAAGCCGATGAAATCATCATCAACAGCATGATTTTCGATCATGCCAAGCGTGTGCGTTCGTATGAAATCGTCGCAGATGTATGGCAGGGCTGA
- a CDS encoding cache domain-containing protein, which translates to MLWLASRHFLGNLSVRTKLLLVALVPLLTALPILFSLIFYWGIGYYDRLLTFKVSSDLAVAHEYFIHVRERIGLDVSSLGDSYRFVTTVRDDNHANLQRMLADKQKALDLDFLNFLDPEGRAIVSSNGKPADLIAESWPVVFSALQGEKATEIDIYSEEQLRQLSDKAAQQAYLELLSTSNAAPTKKTAEKSGMVIHSATPVYDDDGKLLGVLEGGMLLNQNLGFVDTINSLVYAEGSLPEGSAGTATLFIDDVRIATNVRLFGNKRALGTRASQIVRDHVLNDGKTWLDRAFVVHDWYISAYEPISDSFGKRVGMLYVGYLEEPFRKAKETAIILLALLFTAIGIGGAFFSLRVARNIYGPLKSMNQTMTAVELGDMHARTGVQARDELGNLSRHLDDLLETVQQQNAELKSWGNELDRKVVERTAELEQTNKLLVQAQQQLVLAEKLAAIGEITAGVAHEINNPVAVLQGNLDVLRDTLGAAAKPVQGELQLMDQQIYRINTIVTKLLQFASPGEFAGYVETVVIDEIVADSLVLVRHLLNQSRIAVVHKKEATLPVSINRGELQQVLINLFTNAIHAMKDGGSLTISTSDWQEADGKRGVAISVADTGSGIRKEDIAHIFDAFFTTKRQGGTGLGLSISYTLVARYGGTITVRSEEGAGTEFTVRLLA; encoded by the coding sequence ATGCTATGGCTTGCGAGCCGTCATTTCCTCGGCAATCTGTCGGTGCGTACCAAGCTGCTATTGGTGGCGCTGGTACCTTTGCTGACGGCGCTGCCCATCCTGTTTTCGCTGATCTTTTACTGGGGCATAGGTTATTACGACCGCCTGCTCACCTTCAAGGTCAGCAGCGACCTGGCAGTCGCACATGAATACTTTATCCACGTACGTGAACGCATAGGCCTGGATGTATCCAGCCTCGGTGATTCCTATCGCTTCGTCACTACAGTGCGTGATGACAATCACGCGAACCTGCAGCGCATGCTGGCGGATAAACAAAAAGCGCTGGATCTCGACTTCCTGAACTTCCTCGATCCGGAGGGACGTGCCATTGTTTCGTCGAATGGCAAACCGGCCGACCTGATTGCGGAGAGTTGGCCGGTGGTATTCAGTGCATTGCAGGGTGAGAAAGCAACCGAGATCGATATTTACTCGGAAGAGCAATTGCGCCAGCTCAGCGACAAGGCGGCGCAACAGGCGTATCTGGAATTGCTTAGTACCTCGAATGCGGCACCGACCAAAAAAACCGCAGAAAAAAGCGGCATGGTGATCCACTCGGCGACCCCGGTGTATGACGACGACGGAAAATTGCTGGGTGTGCTGGAGGGTGGCATGCTGCTGAACCAGAACCTCGGTTTCGTCGATACCATCAATAGCCTGGTCTATGCCGAAGGCTCCCTGCCGGAAGGCAGCGCCGGTACCGCAACCCTGTTTATCGATGATGTGCGTATCGCGACCAATGTACGATTGTTTGGCAACAAGCGTGCATTGGGAACCCGTGCATCCCAAATCGTGCGCGACCATGTACTCAACGATGGCAAGACCTGGCTGGATCGTGCTTTCGTCGTGCATGATTGGTATATCTCCGCCTACGAGCCGATCAGCGACAGCTTCGGCAAGCGCGTCGGCATGCTCTACGTCGGTTATCTGGAAGAGCCCTTCCGCAAGGCCAAGGAAACCGCCATCATCTTGCTGGCACTCCTGTTCACGGCGATAGGCATAGGCGGCGCATTCTTCTCTTTACGTGTGGCGCGCAATATCTATGGGCCGCTGAAGAGTATGAACCAAACCATGACCGCAGTCGAATTGGGCGATATGCATGCGCGTACCGGTGTGCAGGCACGTGACGAACTGGGTAATCTGTCGCGCCACCTGGATGACCTTCTGGAGACGGTGCAACAACAAAATGCCGAGTTGAAGAGCTGGGGTAATGAACTCGATCGCAAGGTGGTGGAACGTACCGCCGAACTGGAGCAAACCAATAAACTGCTGGTGCAGGCACAACAGCAATTGGTGCTGGCGGAAAAACTGGCAGCGATTGGTGAAATCACGGCCGGCGTTGCCCATGAAATCAATAATCCGGTCGCTGTCCTGCAAGGAAACCTGGATGTATTGCGTGACACCCTCGGCGCGGCGGCGAAGCCGGTACAGGGTGAGTTGCAATTGATGGACCAGCAGATTTATCGTATCAACACTATCGTCACCAAGCTGCTGCAATTCGCGAGTCCGGGTGAATTCGCCGGTTACGTTGAAACGGTCGTTATCGATGAAATCGTTGCAGATTCATTGGTGCTGGTCCGGCATTTGTTGAATCAAAGCCGTATCGCTGTCGTGCATAAAAAAGAGGCGACACTGCCGGTGTCCATCAACCGTGGCGAATTGCAGCAAGTCCTCATCAATCTATTTACCAATGCCATCCATGCAATGAAGGATGGCGGCAGCCTGACTATCAGCACTAGCGACTGGCAGGAGGCGGATGGCAAGCGCGGCGTGGCGATAAGTGTGGCCGATACCGGCAGCGGCATCCGGAAAGAAGATATCGCGCATATCTTCGATGCTTTCTTCACGACCAAGCGCCAGGGCGGTACCGGCCTGGGCTTGTCCATCAGCTATACGCTGGTAGCGCGGTATGGCGGCACCATCACGGTCAGGAGCGAAGAAGGTGCCGGCACTGAATTCACGGTTCGTTTGCTCGCATGA
- a CDS encoding nucleobase:cation symporter-2 family protein codes for MNTKNLVDERLPLGTLLALGLQHVLVMYAGAISIPLIIGAALKLPKEQIAFLINADLLACGLVTLIQTIGWKGVGIRLPIMMGVTFTAIGPMIAIGSDPNVGLLGIYGATIAAGLFGLLIAPVIGKMLRLFPPIVTGTEILAVGLSLMGVAVAWAGGGYGNPQFGAPLYLSVAAAVLVCILLLVRYGRGFIANIAILLGLLFGFILSFFLGQISLDELTVTPWIGVTTPFHFGMPTFSFWAVAAMCIVMIVTFIESTGMFLAVGEIVGRPVTEPDLVRGFRADGIGTVLGGVFNTFPYTSYAQNVGLVSVTNVKSRWVCVTAGFILITLGLVPKLAVIVASVPTFVLGGAGIVMFGMVAASGIKVLTRVDFRGNMRNLYIVAISIGIGMIPVVSPKFFAQLPKELAPLLESSILLTAISAVVLNLFFNGLESAESARAAIAEAGRDVEA; via the coding sequence ATGAATACAAAAAATTTGGTCGATGAACGGTTACCACTAGGCACCTTGCTGGCCCTCGGCCTGCAACATGTGCTGGTGATGTATGCCGGTGCAATTTCCATCCCGCTTATCATTGGCGCGGCACTTAAATTACCCAAGGAACAAATTGCCTTCCTGATCAACGCCGACTTGCTCGCATGCGGTTTGGTCACCCTGATCCAGACTATTGGATGGAAAGGAGTCGGCATACGCTTGCCTATCATGATGGGCGTCACCTTCACCGCAATCGGCCCGATGATTGCGATAGGATCGGATCCCAATGTCGGCCTGCTGGGCATCTATGGTGCCACCATCGCAGCCGGCCTGTTCGGTCTGTTGATCGCACCCGTCATAGGAAAAATGTTGCGCTTGTTCCCACCGATCGTGACTGGCACCGAGATCCTGGCAGTCGGTTTGTCCCTGATGGGAGTCGCAGTGGCATGGGCCGGCGGTGGTTATGGCAATCCGCAATTCGGCGCTCCGCTATACCTCAGCGTGGCAGCAGCGGTGTTGGTTTGCATCCTGCTACTGGTGCGCTATGGACGCGGCTTCATCGCCAATATTGCGATTCTGCTCGGTTTGTTATTTGGCTTCATCCTGTCTTTCTTCCTCGGCCAGATTTCCCTCGATGAGCTGACGGTCACACCCTGGATTGGTGTAACGACGCCTTTCCATTTTGGTATGCCGACCTTCAGCTTCTGGGCCGTCGCAGCGATGTGCATTGTCATGATTGTGACCTTCATCGAATCGACCGGAATGTTTTTGGCGGTCGGCGAAATTGTCGGGCGCCCGGTCACCGAACCGGACCTGGTGCGCGGCTTCCGCGCCGATGGCATAGGTACTGTATTAGGTGGCGTATTCAACACCTTCCCCTATACCTCTTATGCGCAAAACGTCGGACTCGTCAGTGTCACCAACGTCAAGAGTCGCTGGGTGTGCGTCACCGCCGGCTTTATTCTGATTACGCTCGGCCTGGTACCAAAGCTGGCGGTCATCGTCGCCTCGGTTCCAACTTTTGTCCTCGGCGGCGCAGGCATCGTAATGTTTGGTATGGTTGCAGCGAGCGGCATCAAGGTGCTGACCCGGGTGGATTTCCGCGGCAATATGCGCAATCTCTACATCGTCGCGATCAGTATCGGTATCGGCATGATCCCGGTTGTCTCGCCGAAATTCTTTGCGCAATTACCGAAGGAGCTGGCCCCGCTGCTGGAAAGCAGCATCTTGCTGACCGCGATATCGGCCGTGGTACTGAATCTGTTTTTCAACGGGCTGGAATCTGCCGAAAGCGCTCGTGCTGCGATTGCCGAGGCAGGGCGGGACGTAGAGGCCTGA
- a CDS encoding glutathione S-transferase, with the protein MMITLYDYELSGNCYKVRMLLSILKLPYTIETVEFFPSREHKSPAFLRINPLGQLPVLRDDDFVLRDAQAILVYLANKYDTSLTWYPTHAPAILGQANMWLAFADGLTGSISAARLHDLFFYDFNAEQCRARAHELLRILDEHLWAAEQNGHQWLCPAAAPTIADLACFPYIALSDEAGVSLLDYPAVRRWLDRVKRIPGFTVMSGIFPTSASFEPASLAEETCQ; encoded by the coding sequence ATGATGATCACGCTTTATGACTATGAACTCTCGGGGAATTGCTACAAGGTGCGGATGCTCCTTTCCATCCTGAAGCTACCGTACACGATAGAGACAGTGGAATTTTTCCCGTCCAGGGAACATAAATCACCGGCCTTCCTGCGCATCAATCCACTCGGCCAGTTGCCGGTATTGCGCGATGATGATTTCGTGTTGCGCGATGCCCAGGCCATCCTGGTTTACCTGGCGAACAAATACGACACCAGTTTGACCTGGTATCCGACACATGCGCCCGCCATCCTCGGCCAGGCAAATATGTGGCTCGCGTTTGCCGATGGTTTGACCGGCTCGATTTCCGCTGCACGTTTGCATGATTTGTTTTTTTACGATTTCAATGCAGAGCAATGCCGTGCCCGCGCGCACGAACTACTGCGCATACTGGACGAACACCTGTGGGCGGCGGAACAAAATGGACATCAATGGCTATGTCCGGCCGCCGCACCCACCATCGCGGATCTTGCCTGCTTCCCGTATATCGCATTGTCGGATGAAGCCGGCGTTTCACTACTCGACTACCCGGCGGTACGACGCTGGCTGGACCGTGTCAAACGCATCCCCGGATTCACCGTCATGTCGGGGATTTTTCCAACCTCAGCTTCCTTCGAGCCGGCCTCACTTGCGGAAGAAACCTGTCAATAA
- a CDS encoding aromatic ring-hydroxylating dioxygenase subunit alpha produces MDAKDPVWSDWHPVAVVSDIRENLSYDTQLLGVAITYCKRGALYEVSRADGGTCNITERYATIWVALTTTAPDFFPLPEFAEADRRVVSAGSIRLNVSGLRAVENFLDMSHFPFVHTDILGAEPQTEVLPYDVSVDAATGEILATNCRFVQPKGSAIAQGSIETLYIYRVARPYIAILYKNSHSSPERLDALCLFIQPVNEDWCIAHTVMVYIDDISSDEQLRHFQQTIFGQDLMILVNQVPRRLPLDALQENPVRADKMSSAYRRMLRDSHVRYGTYSASAH; encoded by the coding sequence ATGGATGCAAAGGATCCGGTTTGGAGCGATTGGCACCCGGTCGCGGTCGTCAGCGATATCCGGGAAAACCTGTCGTATGACACGCAATTGCTCGGTGTGGCCATCACATACTGCAAGCGCGGCGCGCTTTATGAAGTGAGCCGCGCTGATGGCGGCACCTGCAACATCACCGAGCGCTATGCAACGATATGGGTTGCATTAACAACAACTGCTCCCGACTTCTTCCCCCTACCGGAATTTGCCGAAGCTGATCGTCGTGTCGTCAGTGCCGGTTCGATACGCCTCAATGTGTCCGGTTTGCGTGCGGTGGAAAACTTCCTCGACATGTCGCACTTCCCCTTTGTCCATACCGACATCCTGGGTGCGGAACCGCAAACCGAGGTCCTGCCTTATGACGTCAGCGTCGATGCAGCGACGGGTGAAATCCTTGCTACCAATTGCCGCTTCGTACAACCCAAAGGTTCCGCTATTGCCCAAGGGAGTATCGAAACCCTCTATATCTACCGGGTAGCCCGCCCCTATATCGCGATCCTGTACAAAAACAGCCACTCGTCGCCGGAACGCCTGGATGCCTTATGCCTGTTCATCCAGCCGGTCAATGAGGACTGGTGCATCGCCCATACCGTCATGGTCTATATCGACGACATCAGCTCGGATGAACAACTACGCCATTTCCAGCAAACGATTTTTGGCCAGGACCTGATGATCCTGGTGAACCAGGTGCCACGACGCCTGCCGCTTGATGCGCTTCAGGAAAACCCGGTGCGCGCAGACAAGATGTCCTCCGCTTACCGGCGCATGCTGCGCGACAGTCATGTGCGCTACGGCACATACAGTGCATCCGCCCACTGA